The genomic region CGGGCGCGTGCAACGCGCCCCTACACGCATCATCTTCATGGGCACGCCGGAATTCGCCGTTCCAACGCTGGAAAGCCTGCTCAGCTGGGACGGCTGCCAGGTGGTAGCCATCGTGACGGCGCCCGACAAACCGGCCGGGCGCGGGCGGCAGCTGCAGGGCTCGGCCGTGAAGCAGGCGGCCGAAGCGCACGGCCTGCCCGTGCTGCAGCCTACCAACCTGAAGTCGCCGGAGTTTCAGGCGGAGCTGAAGGGCTACGCGGCGGACTTGCAGGTGGTGGTGGCTTTCCGGATGCTGCCCGAGGCCGTCTGGAACATGCCGCCGCAGGGCAGCATCAACATCCACGCCTCGCTGCTGCCGCAGTACCGCGGGGCGGCGCCCATCAACTGGGCCCTCATCCACGGCGAAACCCAGACCGGCGTCACCTCCTTTTTCCTGCGCCACGAAATCGATACCGGCGACCTGATCTTCCAGGACGTAGTGCCGATTGCCGACGAGGACGATTTCGGCTCGCTGTATGAGAAGCTGAAGCTGGCCGGCGCGGCCCTGGCGCTACGCTCAGTGCAGGCCATTGCGGCCGGCACGGCGCCCAGCCTGCCCCAGCAGGAAAGCGCGGAGCTGCGCGCCGCCCCCAAAATCCAGAAGGAAACCGGCCGGCTGGATTTCAGCGAGTCGGCGCCAGCGCTGGCCAACCGCGTGCGGGGCCTCTCCCCCATCCCCACAGCCTTCACCCAGCTACCCGATGGCCGCACGCTCAAAGTCTTCCGGGCCCAGCCCTTCGACGACGAGGAAGCCAGCGGCCCCGATACGGGCGGCATCGGCACCTGGCACACCGACGGCCGCACCTACCTGCGCGTGCAGACCGGCAGCGGCCTGCTCAGCCTGCTCGATGTGCAGCTGGAAGGCAAAAAGCGCATGCCCGTGCAGGAATTCCTGCGGGGATTCAACGCATCTTCTCTGTCAGTCTGAGTCCGACTAACAGGTACTTCTGACGACAGCAACTCACTAATCAAAACGCATGGTATCCTTCGTAGTAGCCACCGCCGAAAACAACGTCATTGGCCACGATAACCAGCTGCTCTGGCACCTACCCGACGACCTCAAGCACTTCAAGCGCCTCACCCAGGGCCACCCCGTGATTATGGGCCGCCGCACCTACGACAGCATCGGGCGGGCACTGCCTAACCGCCCTAACCTAGTAGTCACGCGGCAGCAGGACTGGCAGGCGCCAGGCTGCGAAGTGGTGTATTCGGTGCCGGCGGCGCTGGAGCGGGCCGCCCAGCTCGATGAGGAAGTGTTTGTAATTGGCGGCGCCGAAATCTACCGTCAGGCTATGCAGGCGGCCGATACCATCTACCTCACCGAAGTACACCATAGCTTCGAGGGCGACACCGTGTTTCCGGAGCTCAACCACGCCGAGTGGCGCGAAGAGTCGCGCGAGCGGCACGAGGCCGACGAGCGGCACGCCTACGCTTTCAGCTTCGTGACGCTGCGGCGGCGGTAGTCGCCCTAATTTGCCACGAAAACATAAAAAGGGCCGCCAATATTGGCGGCCCTTTTTATGTGCATCTGCTAACAGATTCCTACTTAGCGAATCAGGACGATCTTGCCCCAGTCGTTTTTGAAGGCCCGGCGGTCGGCCTCGGCGCTGGTGGCGCGGCGGCTGAACTTGCTGGTCGGGTCGTCGAGGATAACGCGGTACAGGTAGGTGCCATTGGCTAGCCGGTCGCCATAGGTGTCGGTGCCATCCCAAGCGTAGCCCGTGATGTTGTTGCCGATGCGCAGCGGCCCTTTGGCCGTAATGTCTTCCATCATGATTTCCTTCACAACGCGGCCCGTCAGGGTCAGGATCTGGATTTTCATGTCCCGCGGCAGCTCGGCGCCAGTGAGCGTAAACACGAACTGGGCTTTGCTAGTGACGGGGTTGGGATACGGGAAGACGTTGGTGATGGTGGAAGCATTCACTACCTCAAACGTCACGCGGTAGGGCTCGGAGCCGGCGGGCCGGTTGGTGGCGTCGCGGCCCTGCACCTCCAGGGTGTAGATGCCGTCGGCCAGCGCCTGGGTTTTGCCCATATCCAACGTCAGCACTGCCAAGCCTTTCGTCGAGTCTGATTCGAAGATGACGTTGGAGCCGTTCAGGTCAAGGCGCGTAGCCGTGGTCTGGCCGGGCGCAGTCAGCAGCACATCAAAGTTGTTGGCGTTCTGGATGCGGCGCAGCCGGTCGTCGTCTTTGAGCTGCACCCGGATGATGGGCGTGGGCGACACGATTTCGCCGTTCAGAATCCGGCGGCCATCGAAAGCCACGTCCAGCACGGGCGGCGTGTTGCGGTCATCTACCTGGAAGGCCGGCAGCAGCAGCTCGTTGTTGAAGAAGTACAGCTCGGGCAAAGCGCGCGGCTCAGCCGTAGTGGTCGGCCGTGGGTTCACCACCACGTTGCCGCTGATGGAGCCGTCGAGGCCTACCACGTTCACGCTGGCGTTGAAGCTCACCTGCGCGTTGGCCGCCAGTGGCCCACCGGGTACGTCTACCAGCGCCGTGCGGGTGGCCCCGCCGTTGCTGAGCGTGATGCGGGCTTTCAGCGGGCCGCTGAAGTTGATGGACGATACGTTCTCGAACACCACCGGTACCGTTACGCTACCGGTTGCGGCAGCCTGCCGGGCCAGGTTGGCGGCATCGTACACCGTGGCAGGCGTGGCCAAGTCGCGGCGGACAATGCCTTCAGGCACGCCCTGGTAGGTTACCAGCCATTGCTCCAACTGCGGCGCCGTGCGGTTCACGGTGTCGCGCAGGCTCAGCACCAGCTTTAAATAAGGGTATTGCTGGGCTGAAACGCCCGCCAGCGCCAGACTGCGGCTCGTGACGTTGGGGTTCAGCACCCGTTCCACATCTTGGGCATCAATGCCTACCAATTGCAGCGTGTAGCTGTCGGAAGCATCGGGTAGACGCACCGTATGATAAAGCGTCTGCCACTCCTGGGCCGGACCGATGCGGGTAGACGATACGGTGCCGCTGCCGCCGCGGGTGCCAATCTGGCCATTGAGGGTAATTACCTGGCTGGCGCGTGGCGTCGGGCTGGCGGGGTCGGCGGTTACTTCCTGAGCGGGGCGGGGATTGGGGCCCTTTTGCACCAGCAGCGCATACGGGTCGCCGTCCTGCAGGCTATTGATGCGCGTGGCACCGAGGCTGGTAAGCACGGCTTTCAGCGAAGCCGGGAAAGCCGAGAAGTTCACCTTGTTCATCGACAGCAGGGCGATGTAGTCGCCGGGCCGCACGTTGCTGAGCAGCGCCTGCAGCTGCGCTTGGCGAGCAGGTGTATTGATATTGTCAGTGCCGCCAGCACCTCCTTGAGCAGCAAAATGATAGAAGCGCAGGCTACCCTGCCCGCATGAGTCGTAGACGCCGCCGCCCACGTTACGCACGGGTCGCAGCGTCCGACCGTTGAACACGGCGACCATAATATTGGGCCGTGACACTGCGCAGTTACCAGTATAAGGTGAGGTGGCGGCCGTAATGCCGTCGGTTATTTCGTTGAAAGTGGCACCACCGGTTCCACCCCCGCGCGTCACCATGGTTATGGCCTGGCTGATTTCGGCGAAATCCCAGCGGCCGGAAGGCGCGGCAACGCTCACATCGGTAAGCTGGTCGCGGCGGAACTGGCCGTGGTGGCTCTGCGACCAGCCACCTGAGGTACCCGGAATCACGCGGAACGAGCTGGTAGCCCACTCCGGGTTTTCGTTGAGGGCCGGGTCGGGCGTCTGGAAGCGCAGGCGCCAATACCACACCACACTGTCGCGGCCCGTGAGGGCGGGCAGCGTGGGGCGCCAGTCGGGCACCAGCGTGGTCGTAACGGTGCGGGTTTGCTTGAGGGCGCTGTTGAAGGTGGGCACGGTATCGAGCTCCATTTCATAAGCCCGCGTAGTGCCGCGGGGGTCGTTGGTCTGGCCTACCAGGCGCAGGCCGGCAGCGGGCACGATGGCAAATTCCGGCGGCCACAGCGTCGTGACGCCGCCCTGCAGGAAGTTGAAGCAGGCCTGGCCACTGTTGTTGGTTTCCAGAATTTCCGCAATACGCTGCTGGTAATCCAGTTCCACCTGGAAGCAGTTTTCGCCGAACACGCTGCCGGTATTAGGCAGTACGAAAGCGTAGGTGGTATCGCGCCAGGCCTGGCGTACGATGTAGGTGTACACGTCGGGGGCGCGGGTGCCGGCGCTGGTGGTGGGGTAGCGCCGCGTAATGCGCACGTCCAGCGGATCGGTGGTAATTTTGCCGGGGTTCTTCACGTTCACTACCACCTTAAGGCTGGTAGCGGAAGCCTGCAGCGGGCCGGCCCCATTGGGCTGGATCTGCACGTCGCCGGGCTGATTGGCAATGAAGTCAGGCTTGTCGGGAGCGTAGAAGCGCAGAGCCGGGTCGCCAAGCCAGATGTTAGCCAGCGCCTGAGCTACCGGACTGCCGCCGTCGCCGCCCAACTGGGCCAGCATACGCCGTGCAGCTTCGGCCTGAATAACAGGAATGGGCTTGCCGTAGAAGGCCGGGTCGTTGAAGGCCAGCTTGTAGAAGTTGGTGCTGAACGCATCCAGATCCTGCGCAAAGCCCAAGTCAGAATCCGACATGAAGCCTACTGCCCCTTTGTTTTCCGCAAAAATCCAGTTTTCAGACAACGTCCGAACGCCCAGATTCGAGAAGACAGCATTGGCCGAGCAGCCGTTGAGCAGGAATACCGGATACTTATTGGGGTTGTTGTAGCCTTTGCCCGGATCAGTGGGGTCGCCAAAGTTCAGGTCGAAATCCAGCGCCGAGCCGTGCCCGAAGTAGGTTACCAGGGACACCCCGGCGTTTATTTCGGGCGCAATAGTGATGCTCACGGGCAGATTGGAACCCTGTGAAGTGGAGCGGCGGTACGTTTTCACCACCGTACCGCCAAACAACGGCCGCTCTGCAAAGCGCTTGTACTTGTCTACGTAGCTTTCAAACTCCTCAAAATCCCCGGGGTATTTACCACCGCCGGCCATGTGCACGATGTTCTTGCGCCACGGTTCGGCGCCTAAGGCTTCGTGGGCTTTCAGCTTATTGAGATACGCCACAATTTCGGCGCCGTTGCTGGCCGACACGCGGCCAGTGGGCATGCGGGCAATGTAATTGTTGTTTTCCCAGTCGGCCGACAGGAAATTGTCGGAGGCGCTGCGCGTGGGGCCCGGAATCAGGTCGATGGAGGGTGGCAGCGAATTACGGCTGTACTCGCCCACCATCAGGCCCTTGCCCAGCAGCAGCAGGTAGTTGGTTTGCGTGGCCGGTGAGTTGGCCAGCTCCCAGCGCACGTAGTTGCGCATAGCCCCCACCGACTTCTCACCGTAGTGGAACTGGTCGTAGAGTTGCTGCGAGGTCACTATCACGGTATCGTAGCGGCCGCCGGCCGTGGAGGCGCGGTAGGTAGCATACGCCCGTACGGCATCCACGCCGCCCACCGGCTTCATCAGCAACGGGTGGCTGACAATTAGAAAATTGGTAGCAGCGGCATTCAGTGTCCGAAAACGCACGCGCGTAGCCGGGCGAGGCACCGACGCCACGGCCTCATCGGCCAGCAGCAACTTGCGGGTGCGGCCCGCCGCCGACGGAAACACGTAGCCGCGCTGCTGCCCGGCCAATGTGGTGCCGGCAATGCGCTGTACGGTGTAGGGGTCGGTTATATCGAAGCCGGCTACTGTGGCCGGGATGGAATCCAGCGCGTAGTAGGCCGGCCCAGCCAGCGTGGAGTCGTTGAGGAAAGCTACCTGCTTACGCCCGGCAAACCAGCGGTTGGTTTGCGGAAACGTGTAGCGTACGTAGCCGACGCGGTAGTTGGTATAGCGGCCCGGGCTGGTAGTCGCCACTGCACGAGACAGAATGCGGACCTGACCGTTGGCGGCAAAGTCGCTCAACTGTAGTGCATACGTAAGCTTACGCTTGTCGAACCCGTTGATTACAACGGAACCCAGCGGCCGCTCGGCGTTGGTAGCAGCATTGAATACCGACAGAGCAACCGTGCGGGAACTACTACCATAGCCAACCAGCAGCACTTCTACCTGCGGCGTACCGCTTGCGGCGCGGCTCCAGGCAGAGTCTGCAGCCATAGTAGCCAAGGACGCGGGATTGGTGCCGGAAAACTGGCCTGACAGCCAGCCTTCGCCCGCTTCGCCCCAAGGCATGTATACATTGACGAACTGCTCGTCGTTGACGTATGCAAACTGCCCGGTATACAGCACCTGGCGTTGGGCCATGCGGTACGGCTGCGCCGTCGCCGTGGGGGCCAAGGCCGGCTGCGCCATGCGCAGGCCATTGGTCGTAGCCGACCACGTCAGGAAATAGGCAGCCGTATCGGTATAGAGGCTGTAGAGGTCGTGGGGTTGGGTGACCGCGCCGCCTTTGTAGATGCGCTGGTCGAGCTTGCCGTCGTTGCGCTGGCCGTAGAACTCGAAGTAGGTGGTGGCGTCGAGCGTGGTTTGGTTGCCCCCGCCGAAGATGGCCACCTCGCGGCCGCGCCGCCAGAGCTGTACCCGCTGCGGGTTTACGCCGCTGATGCCCGCCTGCGCCAGATACTGCTGGTCGAGGCGGTAGAGGCCGTCTTTGAGAATCTTGATCTTATAGTACTGCTGGCTGGGTACAATCCACTCGTTGCCGTAGAGCGTCTGGGCCGAAACGGAGCCGGCGGTCAGCAGGCCCAGCAACACCAGGCACCAGCTCAGCAGATAGCGAAGTCGGTAAGGTTGTGTCATATAGTAACGTAGAAACGTAGTGAGGGAGAAGTGCCGCGCCAACCTACATGCTGCTGCAATAGGTTCCGCTGCCCATCTTATTTGATGCCGTAACCCAGCGAGACAATGATGTTGTTGGTTTGGGTGCGGCCGGCCAGCTTCTCGATGGCGAGCTGCGACAGGGCCACATCCAGCCGCAAACCGCTCAGGGCCACGCCTACGCCCAGGCTGGGCTGCACCTTCCATTCTTCGGAGCCCGAGAAGGCCTGAATCTTCTGCACGTTGCTGACGCCACCGCGCAGGAATACCAGATTCTTGTAGCCGATTTCCAGGCCGGCCCGCGGATCAATGCTCACCAGCTTACCCGAAACGAGCGTGTTGCGCTGCCCATCAGTGGTCAGGTCCAGATCCACAGCGGCCAAAGCGGTGAACTCGCCGGGCAGCTTCACCAGGCGGCCCACGCCCAGCACGAAGCGGGGCAGCGTGACTTCGGTGCTGCCCTTGGGCACGCTGCTACCGGTGGAGTCGCCGGCAATGGGGCGCAGCTTGTCGGAGTTGATGGACCAGGCGTTGACGGTGGTGGTGATGTCGCGGGCCATGAGGCCGAGGCGCCAGTTGCCTTTGTCGTACTGCACGCCCGCATCAATGCCGAAGCCCCAGGCATTGGCAAACTCGCCGATGTTGCGGTAGATGACTTTGGCATTGGCGCCCACTTTCAGGCCCTCAATGTTGCCAAGGCGCCGCGCGTACGACAGCATCAGGGCGTAATCGGCTACCGAGAAGAACCGGATCCGGTCGTACTGAATGTAGCCGTACTCGTTGATCAGGTCGCGGGTGTCGGCAATGTCATCGACGCCCAGGCGCACGACGCTCACGCCGATGGCGCTTTTGTCGTCGAGGGGCATGGAGAAGGCGCCGTAGTCGTTTTTCACGATACCCGAGAACAGCTCGGAGTGCATGAGTACGGCATCGTACTTGGCTTTCTGGTCGAGCAGACCGGCCGGGTTCCAATAGCCGGCGGTGGCATCGTTGGCCAGGCTGACCTGCACTTTGCCCATGCCGAGGGCGCGGCCCCCGACACCGATGTTGAGGAATTCGTTGCTGTACTTGGGCGTGGTGTCCTGGGCAACGGCCCGCTGCGGAGCCAGGGCCAGCAACCCGCTAAGGCCCAGAAGTACAGGAGTAATACGGAAAACGTGCGACATAGAAAACAGGCTAAAAACGGCTAATCCGATTCACAACGCAAGTTACTAACTAATAGTGCGCCGCGGTTTCGCGGGCAGTAGAAACTACCTCCCACCCCGGCCGCCGCCACCAGTCAGCAACCCGGTTACCGGCATCTACGCTGCTGCGGCCGTTGCCGGATTCCGGCAGATAACTACCTCACTTGCCTCCGCAAAAAGCCCTTACCAGGGCAATTAGCGCCCTGCAGCCCGGCCGCAGGCGGCAAAGCCACGCCCGGGCCTCCGGTAGCCACCCAGTGCTGTCGGCAGCCGGTGCCTGCCGACAGTTTCTTTTCCGGCGAAAACCTGTCCTCAAAAAATATTTTCAACAGTACCTTGTGTCACATAGTACCTTTTGTTATCTTTGACTCATTCTTCACCGATCTACCATCGCAAGCCCATGAAAGTAGAGAACACCCAAGTGCAGATGCGGAAGGGCATCCTGGAGTTCTGCATTCTGGAAATCATCGCCCGCGGCGAGGTGTATGCGTCGGACATGCTCGAAGAGCTCACCCAGGCCCGCATGATTGTGGTCGAGGGCACGCTCTACCCGCTGCTCACGCGCCTCAAGAATGCCGGCCTTCTGGATTATACCTGGAAGGAATCCACGAGCGGGCCGCCCCGCAAGTACTACACCCTCACCGAGGCCGGCACGGATTTCCTCCATCAGCTCCGCCTCACGTGGGAGGAAGTCGAAGCCTCCATCCGCATCATCCGCACCAAGCCTTCCGCCACCGGGAGCGCCGAACTACCGGACCTACTTTAGGCCCCGGCTTCTTCCCTTCTCCTCCCGATTTTTTTCCGACTAGTTGCAGCAACTGAGATGAAAAAGAATATCAGCATCAACCTCCAGGGCATCATCTTCCACCTCGAAGAGGACGGCTACGACGTATTGGGCCGCTACCTGGCGGAAGTGAAAGCCCACTTCAGCGGCTACCGCGGGCACGAAGAAATCGTGGCCGACATCGAGAGCCGCATTGCCGAGCTGTTTGCCGCCCGCCTCTCGGGCACCAAGCAGGTGATTTCGCTGGAAGATGTGCAGGCCATGACCGCCAAAATGGGCCGCGTGAGCGACTTCCAGAGCGCCGACGACGCCGAGGACGAGGAAGAGCTGCTGGCCGAAGCCGTAGCCAGCGGCACGGCCCAAGGCACCTACGCCGACGGCACAAACGGTGCGGGCCACCGCGCCAGATCCGGCCCCGAAGCCGCCGCCGATACCACGCAGGGCGCGCCCCGGCAGATGTACCGCGACATGGCCCACCGCAAGGTGGCCGGGGTGGCGGCCGGGCTGGCGCACTACTTTGGCACCAACCCGCTCTGGATTCGGATTGCCCTGCTGGTGTTGCTGCTGGCCGTGCCGACAGTGTTCGACGATACACCGCTCAACCAATTTGGCGAGCGGGTAGCGGGTATCACGGTGCTGGCCTACATCATCCTGTGGGTGGTGCTGCCCAAACGCTACGACACCACCGACCCCGACACCGACCCGGCGTTTAAGAAGCTCTACCGCGACACCGACAACGGCAAGGTCGGGGGCGTCTCGGCCGGTCTGGCGGCCTACCTGCGGGTAGACGTGGTGGTGGTGCGCATTGCCTTCCTGCTGCTGCTCATTGCCGGCAGCCTGGGCTTCTGGCTCTACATCATCCTGTGGATTCTCTTGCCGGAGGCGAAAACCGCCTCCGACAAGCTCCGCATGCGCGGCGACGCCGTCACGCTCTCGGCCCTCGACGAAAACCTGCGCAACAACCCCTACGCCGCCGGCTCCGAGGCCAGCCCCGTGAATAACCGGCCCGTGGGCACGTTCCTGGAAGACTCGTTCAGCAACGTGCGGCCCGTCATCAACGGCATCGGCTCGCTGATCCGGGTGGTGGCCGGCGGCATCATGGCCCTCACCGGCTTTGCCATCCTGCTGAGCGTGGTAATTGCGCTGGGCATCGGCCTGGGGCTGATTTCTTCATCTGACAACCTGGATTTCGGCCCGCTGCAGCCCTTTCTGCTCTTCAATGACATTTCGGTGTGGGCGGTGCTTTCCTTCTTCCTGCTCACGGCCATTCCGGCGCTGGCCCTGATGCTCTCGGGCCTGGGGCTGCTGCTGCGCCGCTCCGTGTTGAGCCGCACGGCGTCGCTCACGCTACTGGGCTTGTGGCTGCTGGGCATCGTGGGCAGCTCGGTGGCCGGCATCCGGGTGGGCCGCGAGTTTCAGCGCGAAGAAGAAATCACCCAGACCACCACGCTCGACCGCCTCAGCAGCTCCCGCCTGGTGCTGGAGCGCCGGCAGCTCAACAACGACAAGTGGGTGGACCTCGACCTGGTCGGCATCGACAGTGCCCAGGCCCCGCGTCTGGAGCGCATCATCGCCGCCAAAGGCGCTACCGATTCGCTAGCCCGCCGCACGGCGGCCACCTCTACCAGCCACAACGTGCGCGTCCTCAACGACTCGACCCTGAGCGTGGATGACCACTTCACCTACCAGCCCAACGCCCGCTTCCGCGACCAGCAGATGCGCCTGCGCCTGCTGCTGCCCCGCGGCCGCTCCTTCCGTATGAGCGAAACGTTTGCCAACTGGCTCAACGACGAAGACTACGTGAACGGCCAAGCCCCCTATCACCCCGAAAACGAAGTGTTCCGCATGCAGGGCAACAAGGTGGAGTGCCTCAGCTGCTCCGCCGACGACCTGCGCGGCCGGGATACTGATAACGACAACGAAGACAATGCCGACTACGACGAAGGCCGCGACGACTCCGACGTGAAACTGAGCTTTGACCGTGTGGAGTCCATCAACGCCGACGAGGATGCCTACGGCTCCGGGCGGGAGAGCTTCAACGAAACCGACTTCAACGAGGTCAACATCGTGGGCGGCTACCGGGCCATTATCCGGCAGGGCAGCACCTACACCGTGCGCGCCGCCGGCGACGACCGCACCCTGCGCGACCTGAAAGTTACGCGCGACGGCCGCGAGCTGACCATCAGCCCCCGCAACCGCAACCTGTTTGATGCCCGCCGCAACGACCAGGAACAGGTGCTGCTCATCATTGAGCTGCCCGAGCTAAACAACCTGAGCCTGGTTGGCGGCACCCACGCCGAGGTCAGCGGTTTCAACTCCGGCGACCTGCGCGTCACGCAGGCCGGGGGCAGCCAGCTGCGCCTCACCGGCACGCTGCAGCAGCTGCAGCTGGAGCTGGCCGGCGGCTGCCAGGCCGCCCTGCAAGGCAGCGCCGACGAGCTGAAAGTGGACGGCGCCGGCGCCTGCGAGGTGGCCGCCGCCTCGTTCACCGCCCGCCGCGCCGATATCGATGCGGTAGGCGCCACCAAGGTGCGCCTGCACGTTACGGACGAGCTGCGGGCTGAGGCCATCGGGGCCAGCCTCATCGAGTACAGCGGCAAGCCCACCACCATCCGCCGCGAAGCGCTGGGCGCCGCCGCCGTTCGCAGCGTGGATTAACCGTGCCCGGTGCGGGCCATCCTACACTGGCCTGGACCTAGCCGGTATCAGCAAAGTGCGCCTTCATGTGACGGAAACCCTGAATGCCGACGCCATCGGGGCCAGCGTGGTGCAGTACAACGGCACCCCGCGCAACGTGGAGAAGGACGTCATCGGGGCTTCCCGCATAAGTGCCGTGCGTGATTAACGGCTACTTCATGCGGCCCTCACCCGGTTGGCAGCACTTTTGCTACCGAGGTCCTCAATTGTTCCCCCGCAGGCAACCTTGACGCGCTAACTCGCATCTATCTGCCTGAGTGACCAGCAATGTCTTTTTCTGGTGAGTGAAAGACTGGTCGAAAAAGTCCTCTTATTTACTGTGCTGCAACCGGTAGATAAGGGGCTTTTTCATGTTCGGGCCTGAGCACTTACCGACTCCTTCCCGCCCAACCTACGGTTACTGCTGCCCCTCAGCGCCAGGGCCTGTTCGTTTGCCCTACGACTGGCTGGCCGCTTTCACTTCCCGCCAGAAGTCTACAGACCAAAGCGTTGCACAAAATCCTTGCCCGCTACGACACCAGATCAAGCACCCACTCAGTCTGTGGGGCAGACAGATTGTCCCGGAGGTGGACAGTTGAACCGTTGCGCGCACCTAACTTTCTCCTTTCCTACTATCTCGCCATATGAAACCATTACTATTTGCGCTGGCGCTGGGCTTGCTGCTTGCCCCAGCCGTTTCGTCCGCTCAGGCTCCTTCGCCCACTTATGCCCAACTCATGGACCAGAGCGGCGCTCAGATGCAGGCTAAGGACTTCTGCGCGGCTGTTGCCACCTTCGAGCAGGCCTTCCGGCCCGACAGCACCCGCGCCAATGAGTTTGAGCTGTTTACCGGGGCCATAGCGGCTGCCAACTGCCCGGCCCGCCGCCCGCTGGCCTGGCGCTGGCTGGGGCAGCTGAGCCGCCACCGCCCCCTGAGCATACAGCCCCGCGACCTTGACAACGTCGCCAATGACCCGATGCTGGCCCCGCTGCGCATCGAGGCCGCGTGGCCGCGCTGGCTAGCCGCCATGCGCCAGGCCCTGGCCCAGCAAACCGCCGACGCCCAAACCGCCAGCACCCGCTGGATAGCCGAAGCGCAGGCCCGCACGCTGCCCACCGCCAAA from Hymenobacter canadensis harbors:
- a CDS encoding PspC domain-containing protein, which gives rise to MKKNISINLQGIIFHLEEDGYDVLGRYLAEVKAHFSGYRGHEEIVADIESRIAELFAARLSGTKQVISLEDVQAMTAKMGRVSDFQSADDAEDEEELLAEAVASGTAQGTYADGTNGAGHRARSGPEAAADTTQGAPRQMYRDMAHRKVAGVAAGLAHYFGTNPLWIRIALLVLLLAVPTVFDDTPLNQFGERVAGITVLAYIILWVVLPKRYDTTDPDTDPAFKKLYRDTDNGKVGGVSAGLAAYLRVDVVVVRIAFLLLLIAGSLGFWLYIILWILLPEAKTASDKLRMRGDAVTLSALDENLRNNPYAAGSEASPVNNRPVGTFLEDSFSNVRPVINGIGSLIRVVAGGIMALTGFAILLSVVIALGIGLGLISSSDNLDFGPLQPFLLFNDISVWAVLSFFLLTAIPALALMLSGLGLLLRRSVLSRTASLTLLGLWLLGIVGSSVAGIRVGREFQREEEITQTTTLDRLSSSRLVLERRQLNNDKWVDLDLVGIDSAQAPRLERIIAAKGATDSLARRTAATSTSHNVRVLNDSTLSVDDHFTYQPNARFRDQQMRLRLLLPRGRSFRMSETFANWLNDEDYVNGQAPYHPENEVFRMQGNKVECLSCSADDLRGRDTDNDNEDNADYDEGRDDSDVKLSFDRVESINADEDAYGSGRESFNETDFNEVNIVGGYRAIIRQGSTYTVRAAGDDRTLRDLKVTRDGRELTISPRNRNLFDARRNDQEQVLLIIELPELNNLSLVGGTHAEVSGFNSGDLRVTQAGGSQLRLTGTLQQLQLELAGGCQAALQGSADELKVDGAGACEVAAASFTARRADIDAVGATKVRLHVTDELRAEAIGASLIEYSGKPTTIRREALGAAAVRSVD